From a single Spongiibacter taiwanensis genomic region:
- a CDS encoding transcriptional regulator, whose amino-acid sequence MSAIQRAIDLLESQKSLADFLGVTESAVSKWKRTGVVPPHRCRAIAQATDGAISVHDLRPDIFGPPSPVKTES is encoded by the coding sequence ATGTCCGCAATTCAACGCGCAATCGATCTCCTCGAAAGCCAAAAGTCCCTAGCCGATTTCTTGGGGGTGACAGAGAGCGCCGTATCCAAATGGAAACGGACAGGTGTTGTTCCTCCACACCGCTGCCGCGCCATAGCGCAGGCTACAGATGGTGCTATTTCAGTTCACGACCTGAGGCCCGACATCTTTGGTCCTCCTTCTCCTGTGAAAACTGAATCCTAA
- a CDS encoding phage antirepressor N-terminal domain-containing protein, whose protein sequence is MSNATRVVNLINFHGVTMIVVEHEGVQYIPFKPLVDLSETDWRNAKKAAFSVDNAILFGSKLLKDPIFAAEGGDITPQKESIYIRLDRSRMFLARIQTSRVRAQGNEEAAEKLLKLQIEWAQALHSYETNGVAYKRGKGEAVSQLDKLIRSRNATNDAKEKQSISLLIRDHLNEMGAAVDDDMPLFQ, encoded by the coding sequence ATGAGTAACGCAACCAGGGTAGTAAATCTGATCAACTTCCACGGGGTCACCATGATTGTGGTGGAACATGAAGGGGTGCAGTACATCCCTTTCAAACCCCTGGTAGACCTCTCCGAAACTGACTGGCGGAATGCAAAAAAGGCCGCTTTTTCGGTTGATAACGCGATTTTGTTTGGCTCCAAGCTGCTAAAAGACCCCATTTTTGCAGCCGAGGGGGGTGATATCACCCCCCAGAAAGAGAGCATTTATATCCGTCTTGACCGTTCGCGGATGTTTCTAGCGCGCATTCAAACAAGCCGAGTCCGAGCGCAAGGCAACGAAGAGGCCGCCGAAAAGCTCCTGAAGCTCCAAATCGAATGGGCGCAGGCTCTCCACTCCTACGAAACCAACGGCGTCGCCTACAAGCGCGGCAAGGGTGAGGCGGTTAGCCAGCTCGACAAGCTGATTCGCTCTCGCAACGCCACCAATGACGCCAAGGAAAAGCAATCCATCTCCCTGCTTATCCGTGACCACCTGAATGAAATGGGCGCAGCCGTCGATGACGACATGCCGCTTTTCCAATAG
- a CDS encoding HNH endonuclease, with protein MLNRLFLVSLLIFAPSAFPHGGGLDSNGGHNNRQTGEYHCHRAPCTSVKSLVEKAQTEAVDEGRAFSSLYDRADWPHWVDADNDCQDTRAEVLIRDSQVPVKFKRNKGCSVSHGSWLDPYTGQLFDKASDLDIDHIVPLAWAHGHGAGGWTRAQKRAFANDMDNLLAVDAGANREKGAKGPDDWMPPAAAYRCEYLGRFKTLVAKYRLVFYPSESSAISQLATSCRNPH; from the coding sequence ATGTTAAATAGACTGTTTTTAGTTTCTCTCCTGATTTTTGCGCCCAGCGCTTTTCCTCACGGCGGTGGTCTCGATAGCAACGGCGGCCATAACAATCGCCAGACCGGCGAATACCACTGCCACCGCGCACCCTGCACTTCTGTTAAATCCCTAGTCGAAAAGGCACAAACCGAAGCCGTTGATGAAGGTCGTGCTTTCTCCAGTCTCTATGACCGGGCTGACTGGCCACACTGGGTAGATGCGGATAACGACTGCCAAGACACCCGCGCTGAGGTCCTGATTCGTGATAGCCAAGTGCCGGTCAAGTTCAAGCGCAATAAAGGCTGCTCAGTTAGCCACGGATCGTGGCTAGACCCCTACACCGGACAGCTTTTTGATAAAGCCTCCGATTTGGATATTGATCACATCGTGCCGCTGGCCTGGGCGCATGGACACGGTGCCGGCGGCTGGACAAGGGCACAGAAGCGCGCCTTCGCCAATGACATGGATAACTTGTTGGCTGTGGATGCTGGAGCCAACCGGGAGAAAGGCGCCAAAGGGCCTGATGACTGGATGCCGCCTGCGGCGGCATATCGGTGTGAGTACTTGGGTAGGTTCAAAACATTAGTGGCGAAGTATAGGCTTGTGTTCTACCCTTCAGAATCCAGCGCTATTTCCCAGTTGGCGACTAGTTGCCGCAATCCTCATTAG
- a CDS encoding ogr/Delta-like zinc finger family protein → MSRLVPCPHCLCDSYIRDSEQMTRLTRELTLICKNPVCGHTWVAHLTATRTLSESATPHPSVHLPVTKGLFSKN, encoded by the coding sequence ATGAGCCGCCTGGTGCCATGCCCCCACTGCCTCTGCGACAGCTACATCCGCGACAGCGAGCAGATGACCCGGCTCACCCGGGAATTAACGCTGATCTGCAAAAACCCGGTTTGCGGCCACACCTGGGTGGCCCATTTAACCGCCACCCGGACGCTGTCCGAGTCGGCAACTCCCCACCCCTCGGTTCACCTTCCGGTGACCAAGGGCCTTTTCTCCAAAAACTAA
- a CDS encoding phage tail protein, translated as MLMSLGLFVFSIDSLAYDRLQRSTQWRWAANNRLGERPAHQFTGPGEDRITLSGTLAHDITGDGQRLQDLRDLGDSGKAWVLMQGDGVHQGFWFIDSVEENASYFFPDGTPRKIEFTVVLNRNNDGETDTIGTLAMNGTGNPETARTA; from the coding sequence ATGCTGATGTCGCTGGGCTTGTTTGTATTCTCCATAGACTCGCTGGCCTATGACCGTCTGCAACGCAGCACCCAATGGCGTTGGGCGGCCAATAACCGCTTGGGTGAGCGTCCCGCCCATCAATTTACCGGCCCCGGTGAAGACCGCATTACCCTCAGCGGCACCCTGGCCCACGACATTACCGGCGACGGTCAGCGCCTGCAGGATCTGCGCGACCTGGGCGACAGCGGCAAAGCCTGGGTGCTGATGCAGGGCGATGGCGTTCACCAGGGATTTTGGTTTATCGACTCGGTGGAGGAGAACGCCAGTTATTTTTTCCCCGATGGCACCCCGCGCAAAATTGAATTTACCGTGGTGCTCAATCGCAACAATGACGGCGAAACCGACACCATCGGCACCCTGGCTATGAACGGCACCGGCAACCCCGAAACGGCCCGCACAGCATGA
- a CDS encoding DNA polymerase III subunit beta, which translates to MNVTVNAQGLAAALKNNLAQKRSTLNIYEHVLLIATQSPAELRVISRDGSQEREVVIAAERVEQGGSVTCHAEKLQAAVTGLAGPATLSTEGSPGTEKFKTVLQQGRRRFQILSLSADIFPKGQAMGRAMTPVLDPQALAKAIATVQYAAAVNDVRFMLLGVHLNEGDVVAADGHRLACASVDADFKPITIPRDSLKNLIAALMEEGAELQYSDSAIEVTHAAGRYRSQLLDCQYVDYKRVMHIPETGVKATLDATHISPALSRLRSFVPVGTNMLGCMIEDNLLTLSAGDDSKNKGEPAAKDEAPATCQEKWPKVYMNLAYVNDAMHSIKGEFTWLNSGAHNAQVLWTGNQEIVHVLMPIRM; encoded by the coding sequence ATGAACGTGACTGTGAATGCACAGGGACTGGCTGCCGCCCTGAAAAACAATCTTGCGCAAAAGCGCAGCACCCTAAACATCTATGAGCATGTGCTGTTGATTGCCACCCAGTCGCCCGCTGAGCTTCGGGTGATCAGCCGGGACGGCAGCCAGGAGCGCGAGGTGGTGATTGCTGCTGAACGGGTAGAGCAGGGCGGTAGCGTTACCTGCCACGCTGAAAAGCTGCAGGCGGCTGTCACCGGTTTGGCTGGGCCTGCGACGCTCAGCACCGAGGGCAGCCCCGGCACCGAGAAGTTTAAAACCGTGCTGCAGCAGGGCCGTCGGCGGTTTCAGATTTTGTCCCTCTCGGCAGACATTTTCCCGAAGGGGCAGGCAATGGGCCGGGCAATGACGCCGGTGCTGGACCCGCAAGCGCTGGCCAAGGCCATTGCTACCGTGCAGTACGCCGCGGCGGTGAATGATGTGCGGTTCATGCTGCTGGGCGTCCACCTCAACGAAGGCGACGTGGTGGCCGCCGACGGGCACCGGTTGGCCTGTGCGTCTGTTGATGCAGATTTCAAACCCATCACCATCCCCCGGGACAGCCTGAAAAACCTGATTGCCGCGCTGATGGAAGAGGGCGCCGAGCTTCAGTACAGCGACAGCGCCATTGAGGTGACCCACGCGGCCGGCCGGTACCGGTCCCAGCTGCTGGACTGCCAATACGTGGATTACAAGCGGGTGATGCACATCCCTGAAACGGGCGTGAAGGCAACCCTGGACGCCACCCATATTTCCCCGGCCTTGAGCCGCCTGCGCAGCTTTGTGCCGGTGGGCACCAACATGCTGGGCTGCATGATTGAAGACAACCTGCTGACGCTGAGCGCCGGGGACGACAGCAAGAATAAGGGCGAGCCCGCAGCCAAGGACGAGGCCCCAGCGACCTGCCAAGAAAAGTGGCCCAAGGTGTATATGAATCTGGCCTACGTGAACGACGCCATGCATTCCATCAAAGGCGAGTTTACCTGGCTCAATTCTGGTGCCCACAACGCCCAGGTGTTGTGGACCGGCAATCAGGAAATCGTGCATGTGCTCATGCCGATTCGCATGTAG
- a CDS encoding contractile injection system protein, VgrG/Pvc8 family, with protein sequence MTPIAAITANGIALATEVQKRIISVSYHDASGTTADQLVLELDDSDGTLNIPPKGAELTLQLGYKGKALHNKGTFTVDDVEHAGPPDKLIITARSANFREEFKTLRSTHWEPGTTLGALVATIAERYNLAPKVAPDLADLALAQLNQTAESDSAFLNRIGKQFDAVATSKNGYLLFFPKGQGATASGAALPMATIAKNQTTDHRYKTADRNSRFTGVTARWYNNDTAQTETVTVGEAGYTKQIRDPLPDEQQAGEAAKAEWARIQRGDATMSITVEPGRPELVNGQPVALSGWKGDIDAHSWVIEDLNHTASDSGLVTAVELVTKKG encoded by the coding sequence ATGACCCCCATTGCCGCCATTACTGCCAACGGCATTGCCCTGGCCACCGAGGTGCAAAAGCGCATTATCAGCGTGAGTTACCACGACGCCAGCGGCACCACAGCCGACCAGCTAGTGCTGGAGCTAGACGACAGCGACGGCACCCTGAACATTCCCCCCAAGGGCGCTGAGCTTACCCTGCAACTGGGCTACAAAGGCAAAGCCCTGCACAACAAGGGCACATTCACCGTAGACGATGTGGAGCATGCCGGCCCGCCGGATAAGCTGATCATCACCGCCCGCAGCGCTAACTTCCGCGAAGAGTTCAAAACGCTGCGCTCTACCCACTGGGAGCCCGGCACCACCCTGGGCGCGCTGGTGGCCACCATCGCCGAGCGCTACAACCTGGCGCCAAAGGTGGCCCCCGATCTGGCCGATCTTGCGCTGGCGCAACTCAACCAAACCGCCGAATCAGACAGCGCCTTTCTTAACCGCATTGGCAAACAGTTTGATGCGGTGGCCACCAGCAAAAACGGCTACCTGTTGTTTTTCCCCAAAGGGCAGGGCGCCACCGCCAGCGGTGCGGCCTTGCCGATGGCTACCATTGCCAAAAACCAGACCACCGACCACCGCTACAAAACGGCCGACCGCAACAGCCGCTTCACGGGCGTCACCGCCCGCTGGTACAACAACGACACCGCCCAAACCGAGACCGTCACCGTGGGTGAGGCAGGCTACACCAAACAGATCCGCGACCCACTGCCAGACGAGCAGCAAGCAGGGGAGGCAGCAAAAGCCGAGTGGGCACGTATTCAGCGCGGTGACGCCACCATGAGCATCACCGTAGAACCAGGCCGACCCGAGCTGGTAAACGGCCAGCCAGTGGCACTGAGCGGGTGGAAAGGGGATATCGACGCCCACAGCTGGGTGATCGAGGATTTGAATCACACCGCCAGCGACAGTGGGCTCGTCACGGCGGTGGAGTTGGTGACTAAAAAGGGGTGA
- a CDS encoding helix-turn-helix domain-containing protein: MRNRDDNILAENSEWLATLFNEAGVSQVQVATALGVTESAVSKWKRTGNITAENIVLICELFEFNPPVWLRDKRLEDSEPQRTEETLLRIQSLYEDGHLTLDDLLHLERMALHIAGLRQALENKG, from the coding sequence ATGCGTAATAGAGACGACAACATACTCGCCGAGAATTCGGAGTGGCTTGCAACCTTGTTCAATGAGGCGGGCGTGTCTCAGGTACAAGTTGCCACAGCACTGGGGGTAACAGAGAGCGCCGTATCGAAGTGGAAAAGAACAGGGAATATAACGGCAGAGAACATAGTTCTTATTTGCGAGTTGTTTGAGTTTAATCCACCTGTTTGGCTTAGAGATAAGCGCCTGGAAGATTCTGAACCACAGAGAACGGAAGAGACGTTATTAAGAATTCAATCACTCTATGAAGATGGCCACCTGACCCTAGACGACCTCCTCCACCTCGAACGCATGGCCCTACACATCGCGGGACTTCGCCAGGCGCTAGAAAATAAAGGGTAA